A part of Halobaculum sp. MBLA0143 genomic DNA contains:
- a CDS encoding queuosine precursor transporter translates to MASEPAGPRRISVPIAAVALTAVFVAALVTAQVISAKLLAVTLPVLGAVSAPGGTLAYAVTFFASDCLSELYGREYTRRVVNVAFGTNFVLLALVWATIQIPAADGSVDPTAFATVLGLSTNVVAGSLVAYLVSQNWDVTVFHRIRELTGGSALWLRNVGSTATSQLLDTVIFTVVAFRVAPAVGVGPSLPLSVIGSLIVGQYVLKLLIAVVDTPLVYAAVGAVRRRDGSVAASAD, encoded by the coding sequence GTGGCGAGTGAGCCGGCGGGGCCGCGCCGGATCTCCGTCCCGATCGCGGCGGTGGCGCTCACGGCCGTGTTCGTCGCGGCACTCGTCACCGCCCAGGTCATCTCTGCGAAGCTGTTGGCGGTGACGCTGCCCGTCCTGGGTGCCGTCTCGGCGCCCGGCGGGACGTTGGCGTACGCGGTGACGTTCTTCGCGTCCGACTGTCTCTCGGAGCTGTACGGCCGCGAGTACACTCGGCGTGTCGTCAACGTCGCCTTCGGGACGAACTTCGTCTTGCTCGCGCTCGTGTGGGCGACGATCCAGATCCCGGCCGCGGACGGCTCCGTCGACCCGACGGCGTTCGCCACGGTCCTGGGGCTGTCGACGAACGTCGTCGCCGGCTCGCTCGTCGCCTACCTCGTCAGCCAGAACTGGGACGTGACCGTGTTCCACCGCATCCGAGAGCTGACGGGCGGCTCGGCGCTCTGGCTCCGCAACGTCGGCTCGACGGCGACGAGCCAACTGCTGGACACCGTGATCTTCACCGTCGTCGCCTTCCGGGTCGCGCCCGCGGTCGGCGTCGGGCCGTCGCTCCCGTTGTCGGTGATCGGTTCACTGATCGTCGGCCAGTACGTCCTCAAGCTGCTGATCGCGGTCGTGGACACGCCGCTCGTGTACGCCGCCGTCGGCGCCGTGCGGCGTCGGGACGGTAGCGTCGCGGCGAGCGCGGACTGA
- a CDS encoding MFS transporter, which yields MQTDRAVWRYYLYRCLSTLGLLNPFLVLFLLDRGISFTAISVAASSMALTTVLLEVPSGYLGDRLGRRQTLLIAKVATALGASLWFFVDSLATVVVVQTLNGAGVALKSGSDSAWVYEVLEDTDRAFTDVRARAQSLSQWTYGLTGIVGAVVYLTLPWVAFLLAAVGAWLAAALVWTFPRDADYRDEDGSALSPTEAASATASFLRQDATRSLVLIATVYAGVMYTGSQFVQPLVAGAIPGGGLTAAALDVPEVVFLALLYGVLAAGSAIVVDRAGWLEDRLGTARAVVGVYLFGAVGMLLPAIHPVFVVPAVLAFRTVPSVAAPIRNSYLHDHADAVGRATEMSAVSFLYAVARVPVLLVAGRVADLFSETTAFVGLGAYAVLAVGLIVAADRPLVVPVSGEQRGATAAE from the coding sequence GTGCAGACTGACCGAGCGGTGTGGCGGTACTACCTCTACCGGTGTCTCTCCACACTTGGACTACTGAACCCCTTTCTCGTACTGTTCCTCCTCGACAGAGGGATCTCGTTCACCGCAATCTCCGTCGCGGCGAGTTCGATGGCGCTCACGACCGTGTTGCTGGAGGTACCGAGCGGCTACCTGGGGGACCGACTCGGTCGCCGACAGACGCTCCTGATTGCGAAGGTCGCCACGGCGCTCGGCGCGTCGCTGTGGTTCTTCGTCGACTCCCTGGCGACGGTCGTGGTCGTCCAGACGCTGAACGGCGCCGGGGTCGCACTCAAGAGCGGGAGTGACTCCGCGTGGGTGTACGAGGTGTTGGAGGACACGGATCGGGCGTTCACCGACGTGCGGGCACGGGCACAGAGTCTCAGTCAGTGGACGTACGGCCTCACCGGGATCGTCGGTGCCGTGGTGTACCTCACGCTGCCGTGGGTCGCGTTCCTGCTCGCGGCCGTCGGGGCGTGGCTCGCCGCCGCGCTCGTCTGGACGTTCCCCCGAGACGCCGACTACCGTGACGAGGACGGGTCGGCCCTCTCGCCGACGGAAGCAGCGTCCGCGACGGCGTCGTTCCTCCGGCAGGACGCGACGCGGTCACTCGTCCTGATCGCAACGGTGTACGCCGGCGTGATGTACACCGGGAGCCAGTTCGTTCAACCGCTCGTGGCGGGGGCGATCCCGGGGGGAGGGCTGACCGCGGCGGCGCTGGACGTGCCGGAGGTCGTGTTCCTGGCGCTCCTCTACGGCGTTCTCGCGGCCGGGAGTGCGATCGTCGTCGACCGGGCCGGGTGGCTGGAGGACCGACTCGGGACCGCACGCGCCGTCGTCGGGGTGTACCTGTTCGGCGCCGTCGGGATGCTGCTCCCGGCGATCCACCCCGTCTTCGTCGTGCCGGCCGTGCTCGCCTTCCGGACGGTCCCGTCCGTCGCGGCGCCGATCCGGAATAGCTACCTCCACGACCACGCGGACGCCGTCGGCCGCGCGACGGAGATGAGCGCTGTCTCGTTCCTGTACGCCGTCGCTCGCGTGCCCGTCCTGTTGGTCGCCGGCCGTGTCGCGGACCTGTTCTCGGAGACGACCGCGTTCGTCGGGCTCGGCGCGTACGCCGTGCTCGCGGTCGGGCTGATCGTCGCCGCCGACCGGCCGCTCGTCGTCCCGGTGTCTGGCGAGCAGCGCGGCGCCACGGCCGCGGAGTAA
- a CDS encoding ribbon-helix-helix domain-containing protein encodes MPKISVEIPGELLADLDEHVGEDGKFVNRSDAVRASVRKTLDVLDEIDARHGRLEQRTTTTHATDDAEDDGGE; translated from the coding sequence GTGCCGAAGATAAGCGTCGAAATTCCGGGGGAACTGCTGGCGGATCTCGACGAGCACGTCGGCGAGGACGGGAAGTTCGTCAACCGGAGCGACGCCGTCCGGGCGTCGGTCCGGAAGACGTTGGACGTGTTAGACGAGATCGACGCCAGACACGGGCGACTGGAGCAACGGACGACCACCACACACGCGACCGACGACGCGGAGGACGACGGTGGCGAGTGA
- a CDS encoding DUF367 family protein, with the protein MELHARYEGDDDPEKCTARKLARHDRLELHRTDRATPYGVVLNPHAERALSPADAPETEASGDTTDGDTADDRAGDDRLVALDCSWESAGEARFSLPGDHRALPYLVAANPVNFGRPMRLTTVEALAAGLWILGDRDHAEELLSTFTWGETFAELNEEPLSRYADCADSGEVVAVQQEYLDRGE; encoded by the coding sequence GTGGAGCTACACGCTCGGTACGAGGGCGACGACGACCCCGAGAAGTGTACGGCCCGGAAGCTCGCCCGTCACGACCGTCTCGAACTCCACCGGACGGACCGGGCGACGCCGTACGGGGTCGTGCTCAACCCCCACGCCGAGCGCGCGCTGTCGCCGGCCGACGCCCCCGAGACGGAGGCGTCCGGCGACACGACCGACGGCGACACGGCCGACGACCGTGCGGGCGACGACCGACTCGTCGCCTTGGACTGTTCCTGGGAGTCTGCGGGCGAGGCACGCTTCTCGCTGCCGGGCGATCACCGCGCGCTACCGTACCTCGTGGCCGCCAACCCCGTCAACTTCGGGCGGCCGATGCGGCTCACCACGGTGGAGGCGCTGGCGGCCGGGCTGTGGATTCTCGGCGACCGCGACCACGCCGAAGAACTGTTGTCGACGTTCACCTGGGGGGAGACGTTCGCCGAGTTGAACGAGGAGCCGTTGTCGCGGTACGCCGACTGCGCCGACTCCGGCGAGGTGGTCGCCGTCCAACAGGAGTACCTCGACCGCGGGGAGTAG
- a CDS encoding multidrug transporter, with the protein MPGPGSDSTAGTIVGVVVAAVAVVGSVFFGWDYGGFDEPVAVALGVAVVVGLLVYRRYG; encoded by the coding sequence ATGCCCGGGCCCGGTAGCGACTCGACCGCCGGGACGATCGTCGGCGTCGTCGTCGCCGCCGTCGCAGTCGTCGGGAGCGTCTTCTTCGGCTGGGACTACGGCGGCTTCGACGAACCGGTCGCGGTCGCCCTCGGCGTCGCGGTCGTCGTCGGACTGCTCGTCTACCGACGCTACGGCTGA